The Acidobacteriota bacterium genome has a window encoding:
- the yidD gene encoding membrane protein insertion efficiency factor YidD yields MELLKRGVLSIICCYKQFVSPLLPPACRFWPSCSEYSYQAISRYGLLRGTLLAMRRIARCHPLHRGGYDPLE; encoded by the coding sequence TTGGAACTCCTCAAGAGAGGCGTACTCAGCATCATTTGCTGTTACAAGCAGTTTGTTTCGCCGCTTCTACCTCCAGCTTGCCGGTTCTGGCCATCCTGCTCGGAATATTCCTATCAAGCCATCAGTAGATATGGTCTCTTGAGAGGGACACTCCTCGCTATGAGGCGAATCGCGCGGTGCCATCCGCTTCACCGAGGCGGCTACGACCCGCTTGAATAG
- the gyrB gene encoding DNA topoisomerase (ATP-hydrolyzing) subunit B — MSDLGEANPKPEPSRAAGLTGRRKSNGGELDYDASSIKVLEGLEAVRKRPAMYIGSTREEGLHHLAYEVVDNSIDEVLAGFCDRVDVTIHVDNSITVVDNGRGIPVDYHEGEKKSAAEVVMTTLHSGGKFDDNSYKVSGGLHGVGVSCVNALAEELELEIWRDSRVYQQSYRRGRPLAPLQETGRTDRRGTKITFRPDSTIFDTLDFHFDTLSQRLRELSFLNKGVVITVTDERSDKTHQFKYAGGISEFVKHLNRNRTVLHRPPIHFEAERQTSSGELIRLEVAIQYNDGYAENVFSFANNINTVDGGTHLSGFRSALTRSINSYGQATGLFRDLKENLSGDDVREGLSAVISVKLPQPQFEGQTKGKLNSDIKGLVEAFINEHLGDFLEKTPAVARKIILKAVEAARAREAARKARELTRRKGALDSASLPGKLADCQEKDPAHCEIFVVEGDSAGGSAKQGRDRKFQAILPLKGKILNVEKARYDKMLGHDEIRAMVTALGTGIGADDFDAAKLRYHKIIIMTDADVDGSHIRTLLLTFFFRQMVGLIERGHVFIAQPPLFKVKKGRKEWYVRDEKSMTRELMRNATEDLVVRAGKSGQILQSRRLNSFLEKLVDYRKFFAKLEKRLGDRALVEVLLHGGLHNRRQLRDEAFLTGLLEPIRGLGYHPEVVRDPEHSLFKLVIPARTGNGASGRVVDLQFVTLPEFRSAVSLKRGFGDLDQPPFAIDGKNDSVVELASRDELLDTVIALGKKGFQIQRYKGLGEMNPEQLWETTMDPEARSLLQVRIEDAVVTDEVFTILMGDAVEPRRRFIEDNALEVKNLDV; from the coding sequence ATGAGTGACCTTGGCGAAGCGAATCCGAAGCCTGAGCCCAGCAGGGCGGCCGGCCTGACCGGGCGCAGGAAGTCGAACGGCGGAGAACTCGACTACGATGCTTCCAGCATCAAGGTGCTAGAGGGGCTGGAGGCCGTTCGAAAACGTCCGGCCATGTACATCGGTTCGACTCGCGAGGAAGGGTTGCACCACCTGGCTTACGAGGTGGTGGACAACTCCATCGACGAAGTGCTGGCGGGGTTCTGCGATCGGGTGGATGTGACCATTCACGTGGACAACTCCATCACGGTGGTGGATAACGGTCGGGGCATTCCGGTCGACTACCACGAGGGGGAGAAGAAGTCGGCGGCCGAAGTGGTAATGACGACCTTGCACTCCGGCGGCAAGTTCGACGACAACAGCTACAAGGTCTCCGGAGGCCTGCACGGAGTGGGGGTCTCCTGCGTGAATGCCCTGGCCGAGGAATTGGAACTGGAGATCTGGAGAGACTCCAGAGTCTACCAGCAGTCCTACCGCCGCGGGCGGCCGCTCGCCCCCCTGCAGGAAACCGGGAGGACCGATCGCCGCGGCACCAAGATCACCTTCAGGCCCGATTCCACCATCTTCGACACGCTGGACTTTCACTTCGACACCTTGTCTCAGCGCCTGCGTGAACTCTCCTTTCTGAACAAGGGCGTGGTGATCACCGTAACAGACGAACGAAGCGACAAGACCCACCAGTTCAAATACGCCGGTGGGATTTCCGAATTCGTCAAGCACCTGAACCGAAACAGGACGGTGTTGCATCGCCCGCCGATTCACTTCGAGGCCGAGCGGCAGACATCCAGCGGGGAGTTGATTCGATTGGAAGTGGCCATTCAGTATAACGACGGCTACGCTGAGAATGTCTTTTCCTTCGCCAACAACATCAACACCGTCGACGGAGGCACCCACCTCTCGGGTTTCCGGTCGGCGCTTACCCGTTCCATTAACAGCTACGGTCAGGCTACGGGCCTCTTCCGGGACCTCAAGGAAAACCTCAGCGGTGATGACGTCAGAGAAGGCCTGTCTGCCGTCATCAGCGTCAAATTGCCTCAGCCGCAGTTCGAGGGACAGACGAAGGGAAAGCTCAACAGCGACATCAAGGGGTTGGTGGAAGCCTTCATCAACGAGCACCTGGGGGACTTCCTGGAAAAAACACCCGCGGTGGCACGGAAGATCATCCTCAAGGCCGTGGAGGCGGCGCGCGCTCGCGAGGCCGCCCGCAAGGCCCGAGAGCTGACCCGGCGCAAGGGTGCCCTGGATTCCGCATCCCTGCCCGGGAAGCTGGCCGATTGCCAGGAGAAGGACCCGGCTCATTGCGAGATCTTTGTGGTGGAGGGCGATTCCGCCGGCGGTTCGGCCAAGCAGGGCCGGGATCGGAAGTTCCAGGCGATTCTGCCGCTGAAGGGGAAGATCCTCAACGTCGAAAAAGCCCGCTATGACAAGATGCTGGGACATGACGAGATCCGGGCGATGGTTACTGCGCTAGGCACCGGAATAGGTGCCGACGACTTTGACGCCGCCAAGCTTCGCTACCACAAGATCATCATCATGACCGACGCCGATGTGGACGGCTCCCACATCCGTACGCTGTTGCTGACCTTCTTCTTCCGTCAAATGGTGGGGTTGATCGAGAGAGGACATGTCTTTATTGCCCAGCCGCCTCTGTTCAAGGTCAAGAAGGGGCGAAAGGAATGGTACGTCCGGGACGAAAAGTCCATGACCAGGGAGCTCATGCGCAACGCCACCGAAGACCTGGTCGTCCGGGCCGGCAAGAGCGGACAAATTCTTCAGTCCCGCCGGTTGAACTCGTTCTTGGAGAAGCTGGTGGACTATCGGAAGTTCTTCGCCAAGCTCGAAAAGCGTCTGGGAGATCGAGCCCTGGTCGAGGTGCTGCTGCACGGCGGCCTTCACAACAGGAGGCAGCTCAGGGATGAGGCCTTTCTCACCGGTTTGCTGGAGCCGATCCGGGGTCTGGGGTATCACCCCGAGGTCGTTCGTGACCCGGAACACAGCCTCTTCAAGCTGGTCATCCCGGCCAGAACCGGCAACGGCGCCTCTGGCAGGGTGGTCGACCTCCAGTTTGTGACCCTGCCCGAATTCAGGAGTGCCGTGAGCCTCAAGCGCGGCTTCGGCGACTTGGATCAGCCTCCCTTCGCGATCGACGGCAAGAACGATTCCGTGGTGGAACTGGCCAGTCGAGACGAACTCCTGGACACAGTGATTGCACTGGGGAAAAAGGGATTTCAGATTCAGCGATACAAGGGACTGGGCGAGATGAATCCGGAGCAACTCTGGGAAACCACCATGGATCCGGAAGCACGCTCGCTGCTGCAGGTGCGGATTGAAGACGCGGTGGTAACCGATGAAGTCTTCACCATTCTCATGGGAGATGCCGTCGAACCGCGCCGCCGGTTTATCGAAGACAACGCCCTGGAGGTGAAGAACCTGGATGTGTAG
- the dnaA gene encoding chromosomal replication initiator protein DnaA, whose translation MNAWQQILKCVENKLNRQTYTTWFKPTQFQSLQADNTLHVTVPNLTFESWIVEHFSEILDDAVRESHFEDLKIRFHAKIADHPEPAQKNIPYQRELDFTADENLLNPKYTFDRFVVASCNQFAHAAALAVAEAPSRIYNPLFIYGGAGLGKTHLMQAVGHKVRSISKAARLSYVSSEKFTNEVVNAIRYDKTLALREKYRNVDVLLVDDIHFISGKQATQQEFFHTFNTLYDAQKQIVLSSDLLPKEIPDIQNRLTSRLEWGLIADIQMPDLETKVAILKKKAEFENCELPDNVAFFIASKIESNIRELEGSLNRLIAFCSLTGEPISLGMAQRVLKNTLKTRERNVSIERIQKVVADYFSVKVSALKARSNSKAITQPRQIGMYLCRNLTSASLPEVGRAFGGKHHTTVMHSIRKVETKRSNEKDFNNLIDMFLESLE comes from the coding sequence ATGAATGCTTGGCAACAGATCTTGAAGTGCGTCGAAAACAAACTCAACAGACAGACCTACACGACCTGGTTCAAGCCCACCCAGTTCCAGAGTTTGCAGGCTGACAACACCCTCCACGTGACCGTCCCCAACCTGACGTTCGAAAGCTGGATCGTGGAGCACTTCTCCGAAATCCTCGACGACGCGGTTCGCGAGTCACACTTTGAAGACCTCAAAATTCGCTTCCACGCCAAGATCGCCGACCACCCCGAGCCCGCTCAGAAAAATATTCCGTACCAACGGGAACTCGACTTCACCGCCGATGAGAACCTGCTGAATCCCAAGTACACCTTCGATCGGTTTGTGGTCGCCTCCTGCAACCAGTTCGCCCATGCCGCCGCCCTGGCCGTCGCCGAGGCTCCGAGCCGGATCTATAACCCGCTGTTCATCTACGGCGGTGCGGGCCTGGGAAAGACCCATCTGATGCAGGCTGTTGGTCACAAGGTCCGGTCCATCTCCAAAGCAGCTCGTTTGAGCTACGTATCATCGGAAAAATTCACCAACGAGGTGGTCAACGCCATTCGCTACGATAAGACCTTGGCTTTGCGGGAAAAATACAGGAACGTCGACGTGCTTCTCGTCGACGACATTCATTTCATCTCCGGTAAGCAGGCGACTCAGCAGGAATTCTTCCATACGTTCAACACCCTTTACGATGCCCAAAAGCAGATTGTCCTCTCCAGCGACCTTCTCCCAAAAGAGATTCCCGATATTCAGAACCGCCTGACGTCGCGCCTTGAGTGGGGTTTGATTGCCGACATTCAAATGCCCGATCTGGAAACCAAGGTCGCGATCTTGAAAAAAAAGGCCGAGTTTGAAAATTGTGAACTCCCCGACAACGTGGCCTTTTTCATTGCCAGCAAGATTGAGTCGAACATCAGGGAACTGGAGGGATCCCTGAACCGGTTGATCGCCTTCTGTTCCCTGACCGGAGAGCCCATCTCTCTTGGAATGGCTCAGCGGGTCCTGAAGAATACGCTGAAGACCCGAGAGAGAAACGTCTCCATCGAGCGCATTCAAAAGGTCGTCGCCGACTACTTCAGTGTCAAGGTTTCAGCTCTGAAGGCAAGGAGCAACTCGAAAGCCATCACCCAACCGCGACAGATCGGGATGTACCTCTGCAGAAACCTGACCTCCGCCTCCCTGCCCGAGGTCGGTCGGGCCTTCGGCGGCAAGCACCACACGACCGTCATGCACTCCATCAGGAAGGTGGAGACCAAGCGTTCCAACGAAAAAGATTTCAACAACCTGATCGACATGTTTCTGGAGTCATTGGAATGA
- a CDS encoding Gfo/Idh/MocA family oxidoreductase — protein MKDPGVDRRGFLRRLGMGAALAPAWNARSYLAVPGANERLLVGVIGCGGMGNSHMRALLGMQDSANIKVAAVCDVFRKRLDAAAALTGGTAYSDYRTLLSQKELDYVLIATPEHWHHRMTLDALDAGKHIYLEKPMTQTIRQAKEVVRRVRRSKLKLQVGVQGMSDESYEVAGRYIREGVLGKLVLAQIDYSRNYTDDFWAYDIDPDANPRTNLDWKAWLGPAPKRPWDPRRFFQWRRYWDYSGGVATDLFVHRVTRIIKAAGLTFPDRVVASGGTWQFTQSVAQIPDTFNMLCDYPGGPTVALISSMANNFKVAHVIRGHKATLRFTRDGFVITPQSVSLEDRVQPGELRAQETWSKVYRRTGGEDIRLHHQNLQNAIRLGEQLKCDVMLGYYGTVVTAMGVQSFRRRKYLKWNRRKERVETA, from the coding sequence ATGAAGGACCCAGGAGTGGATCGCCGCGGTTTTCTCAGACGGCTGGGGATGGGCGCCGCCCTGGCCCCGGCCTGGAACGCCCGCAGCTACCTGGCCGTCCCGGGGGCCAATGAGCGCCTTCTGGTCGGGGTCATCGGTTGCGGCGGCATGGGCAACTCCCACATGAGAGCCCTGCTGGGCATGCAGGACAGCGCCAACATCAAAGTGGCGGCAGTTTGCGACGTCTTCCGCAAACGCCTGGATGCCGCCGCCGCCCTGACGGGTGGCACCGCCTACTCCGACTACCGGACCCTATTGTCCCAAAAGGAGCTGGACTACGTCTTGATTGCCACGCCCGAGCACTGGCACCACCGTATGACTCTGGACGCCCTGGATGCCGGCAAGCACATCTATCTGGAGAAGCCCATGACCCAAACCATCCGGCAGGCCAAGGAGGTGGTGCGACGGGTCCGGCGCTCCAAGCTGAAACTGCAGGTGGGGGTGCAGGGCATGTCGGACGAATCCTACGAGGTTGCCGGCCGCTATATCCGTGAGGGGGTCCTGGGGAAACTGGTCCTGGCTCAGATCGACTACTCTCGAAACTACACCGACGACTTCTGGGCCTACGACATCGACCCGGACGCCAATCCACGGACCAACCTGGACTGGAAGGCATGGCTGGGTCCGGCGCCCAAGCGCCCCTGGGATCCGCGCCGTTTCTTCCAGTGGAGACGCTACTGGGACTATTCCGGCGGTGTCGCAACCGACCTCTTTGTCCACCGCGTGACCCGAATCATCAAGGCCGCCGGGTTGACTTTCCCGGATCGGGTGGTTGCCAGCGGCGGGACCTGGCAGTTCACCCAAAGCGTCGCCCAGATCCCGGACACCTTCAACATGCTCTGCGACTACCCCGGAGGCCCCACGGTAGCCCTGATCTCCTCCATGGCCAATAATTTCAAGGTGGCCCACGTGATCCGCGGCCACAAGGCCACCCTCCGCTTTACCCGGGACGGCTTCGTGATCACTCCTCAATCGGTCAGCCTGGAAGACCGGGTTCAGCCGGGAGAGTTGAGGGCTCAGGAGACCTGGTCCAAGGTCTACCGAAGGACGGGAGGCGAGGACATCCGGCTGCATCATCAGAATCTGCAGAATGCCATTCGCCTGGGGGAGCAGTTGAAGTGCGACGTCATGCTGGGCTACTACGGCACCGTGGTCACGGCTATGGGGGTACAGTCCTTCCGGCGGAGGAAGTACCTGAAGTGGAATCGAAGGAAAGAACGGGTGGAAACCGCTTGA
- the dnaN gene encoding DNA polymerase III subunit beta — protein sequence MEFTVRKFDILQEVGLTQGAVEKKTTIPILANLLLDAGSGEINLAATNLDLGIKSSCVAKVEEPGAVTTPAKNFLDILRSLPDEEVRIKKLENNWLRIECSSASFKLVGLPTDNFPTLPAFETALVEISARDLLGLINKTIFSVAEEEVRFALNGALLLVKPLSLTMVATDGHRLAHVERPAKFENLSTEISALIPKKALAELQRLLSEAGEKDTVSFGQDETHLFFQMGKRLLVSRMVTGQFPNYEAVLPKENHRSVVLDREELATAIRRVSLLADNKSHTVQIVLDNNKLEIRSSNSELGEARDELDTDYSAGKIDIGFNCQYLLDFLAATEDSSVSFDFKDDESAGQLRPASAEDYRYRYVVMPMRV from the coding sequence ATGGAATTTACAGTTAGAAAATTTGACATTCTGCAAGAGGTCGGATTGACCCAGGGAGCTGTCGAGAAAAAGACGACGATTCCCATTCTGGCCAATCTGCTGCTGGATGCCGGTTCGGGCGAAATAAACCTTGCAGCTACCAACCTGGATCTGGGAATCAAGAGTTCTTGTGTGGCAAAGGTTGAAGAACCCGGCGCCGTCACCACGCCAGCCAAGAATTTCCTGGATATCCTTCGGTCCCTTCCCGATGAGGAAGTCCGGATCAAGAAGCTGGAAAACAACTGGTTGCGGATCGAGTGTTCTTCGGCCTCATTCAAGCTGGTAGGACTGCCGACCGACAATTTTCCTACACTACCTGCGTTTGAGACGGCTTTGGTGGAGATTTCCGCCAGGGACTTGCTCGGTCTGATCAACAAGACTATCTTTTCGGTAGCTGAGGAAGAAGTCCGGTTTGCTCTCAACGGAGCGCTCCTTCTGGTCAAGCCCTTGAGCCTGACCATGGTTGCGACGGACGGTCACCGATTGGCACACGTGGAGAGGCCGGCCAAATTTGAGAACTTATCCACCGAAATCAGTGCCTTGATACCGAAGAAAGCCCTGGCGGAGTTGCAACGGCTGCTGTCGGAAGCGGGCGAAAAGGATACGGTGAGCTTTGGCCAGGACGAGACCCACCTGTTCTTTCAAATGGGCAAGCGTTTGCTGGTGTCCCGAATGGTGACGGGACAATTCCCCAATTATGAGGCGGTGCTTCCCAAAGAGAACCATCGGAGCGTCGTGTTGGACCGTGAGGAATTGGCCACTGCCATCAGGAGGGTGTCGCTATTGGCTGACAACAAATCTCACACGGTCCAAATTGTATTGGACAACAACAAGCTGGAGATTCGATCGAGCAACTCCGAACTCGGAGAAGCCAGGGATGAGCTGGATACCGATTATTCCGCCGGAAAGATCGACATCGGATTCAACTGCCAGTACCTTCTGGATTTTCTCGCAGCTACCGAGGATTCCTCCGTAAGCTTCGATTTCAAGGATGATGAAAGCGCGGGACAACTCCGTCCCGCCAGCGCGGAGGACTATCGCTATCGTTATGTGGTCATGCCAATGAGGGTCTAA
- the gyrA gene encoding DNA gyrase subunit A, translating to MESSIPRNQVPINIEEEMRRSYLDYSMSVIIGRALPDVRDGLKPVHRRILHGMREMGLTPNKPYRKCAKIVGEVMGNFHPHGDNAIYDAQVRMAQHFAMRYPLVDGQGNFGSVDGDPPAAMRYTEARLASISREILADIEMDTVDFVPNYDESQLEPACLPTRIPNLLVNGSAGIAVGMATNIPPHNLTEVINAVIRLVEKPDATLEELAKIVPGPDFPTGGVIYGREGIAKAYATGRGSIVIRAKAAIETQARGDRPMIVITEIPFQVNKAKLIEKIADLVQTKRIDGISDLRDESDRDGMRIVVELRRGEQPEVILNNLYKLTPMQSSFGVIMLAIADGQPRVLTLVDALRSFVNHRSEVIRRRSRFLLKKAEERAHILEGLFKALDHIDRVIRIIRRSRSPQEARDRLMAEFALSAVQARHILDMQLRALTGLEREKLDQEYAELSRQIAELREILSSDVALKKLLVQELKAVRKQYGDERRTAIVDEAAEITLEDLIAVEDVVVTVTHTGYLKRTPISIYRMQHRGGKGRIGMRTRDQDFVETLFVASTHSYLLIFTNQGKIYWLKVYEIPDVGSSGKGKAIVNLVNFSRGEKVAAMLPVTEFAQDQYVMFATRRGTVKKTRLDKFSRPMARGIHAISLDEGDELIGAELTSGEDQIFLGTHKGKCIRFSESDVRHMGRPARGVRGIKLARSDYLVGMTVGGDEGLILSVTENGYGKRTPIGAYRQQSRGGQGVINMKTTDRNGKVMAIMKVNKSSGIILITTQGKLIRLKAAAIRAVGRSTQGVLLMDLGEGDQVAAACLITHQSEQLLDGQSTVVH from the coding sequence ATGGAAAGCTCGATACCCCGCAATCAAGTACCGATCAACATCGAAGAGGAGATGAGGCGCTCCTACCTGGACTATTCCATGAGCGTGATCATCGGCCGTGCGCTGCCCGACGTTCGGGATGGGCTCAAGCCGGTCCATCGCAGGATCCTGCACGGGATGCGGGAGATGGGACTGACGCCCAACAAGCCCTACCGCAAGTGCGCCAAGATCGTCGGGGAGGTCATGGGCAACTTTCACCCTCATGGAGATAATGCCATCTATGACGCCCAGGTGCGGATGGCTCAGCACTTCGCCATGCGCTACCCGCTGGTGGACGGCCAGGGGAACTTCGGATCGGTGGACGGAGACCCTCCAGCGGCCATGCGCTACACCGAGGCCCGCCTGGCCAGCATTTCCCGGGAGATTCTGGCCGACATCGAAATGGACACGGTGGATTTCGTTCCCAACTACGATGAGAGCCAGCTCGAGCCCGCCTGTCTGCCTACCCGGATTCCCAACCTGCTTGTGAATGGTTCGGCCGGCATCGCGGTGGGGATGGCCACCAATATTCCCCCGCACAACCTGACCGAGGTGATCAACGCGGTGATTCGCCTGGTGGAGAAGCCCGACGCCACGCTGGAGGAACTGGCGAAGATCGTGCCGGGGCCGGACTTCCCCACCGGGGGGGTGATCTACGGTAGGGAAGGAATCGCCAAGGCCTACGCCACGGGGCGGGGCTCGATCGTCATCCGGGCCAAGGCCGCCATCGAGACACAGGCCCGTGGCGATCGTCCCATGATCGTGATCACCGAAATCCCGTTTCAGGTCAACAAGGCCAAGCTGATCGAAAAGATTGCGGATCTGGTCCAGACCAAGAGAATCGACGGCATCTCGGACCTGCGCGACGAATCGGACCGCGACGGCATGCGCATCGTGGTGGAGCTGCGGCGCGGCGAACAGCCGGAAGTCATCTTGAACAATCTCTACAAGCTCACGCCCATGCAAAGCAGCTTCGGCGTGATCATGCTGGCGATCGCCGACGGCCAACCGCGAGTCCTGACCCTGGTGGATGCCCTGCGGAGCTTTGTGAATCACCGCAGCGAGGTTATTCGGCGCCGTAGCCGCTTCCTGTTGAAAAAGGCTGAAGAAAGGGCCCACATCCTGGAGGGCCTCTTCAAGGCGCTGGACCATATCGACCGCGTGATCCGGATCATCCGCCGGTCCAGGTCTCCCCAGGAAGCCCGGGACCGCCTGATGGCGGAATTCGCGCTCTCCGCCGTCCAGGCGCGCCATATCCTGGATATGCAGTTGCGGGCCCTCACCGGCCTGGAGCGCGAGAAGCTGGATCAGGAGTATGCCGAGCTATCCAGGCAAATCGCCGAGCTCCGGGAGATCCTTTCCAGCGACGTCGCCCTGAAGAAGCTACTGGTGCAGGAACTCAAGGCGGTCCGCAAGCAGTACGGGGACGAGCGTCGCACGGCCATCGTGGACGAGGCCGCCGAGATTACGCTGGAGGACTTGATCGCCGTCGAGGACGTGGTGGTCACCGTGACCCATACGGGGTATCTGAAGCGAACCCCCATCAGCATCTATCGCATGCAACATCGCGGCGGCAAGGGGCGTATCGGGATGCGCACCCGGGACCAGGATTTTGTCGAGACCCTTTTTGTGGCTTCCACCCACAGCTATCTGCTCATCTTCACCAATCAGGGGAAGATCTATTGGCTCAAGGTCTACGAGATCCCGGATGTGGGCAGCAGTGGCAAGGGCAAGGCCATCGTCAACCTGGTCAATTTCTCGCGCGGTGAGAAGGTAGCTGCCATGCTGCCGGTCACGGAGTTTGCCCAGGACCAGTACGTGATGTTCGCCACTCGGCGGGGAACGGTGAAGAAGACCCGGCTGGATAAGTTCAGTCGCCCGATGGCCAGGGGAATCCATGCGATCTCCCTGGACGAGGGAGATGAGCTGATCGGCGCGGAATTGACCTCGGGAGAGGATCAGATTTTCCTGGGAACCCACAAGGGCAAGTGCATCCGCTTCAGCGAGTCGGATGTCAGACACATGGGTCGGCCGGCACGCGGTGTCAGGGGCATCAAATTGGCCCGCAGCGATTACCTGGTCGGCATGACGGTGGGCGGGGATGAAGGCTTGATCCTGTCGGTCACCGAGAACGGCTACGGCAAGCGCACTCCGATCGGTGCCTATCGCCAACAGTCGCGAGGCGGCCAGGGCGTCATCAACATGAAGACCACCGATCGCAACGGGAAGGTGATGGCGATCATGAAGGTGAACAAGAGCTCGGGAATCATCCTCATCACCACCCAGGGGAAACTGATCCGCCTGAAAGCCGCAGCCATCAGAGCCGTGGGCAGAAGCACCCAGGGTGTGCTGTTGATGGATCTCGGCGAAGGCGATCAGGTGGCGGCGGCCTGCCTGATCACCCACCAGTCGGAGCAATTGCTGGATGGTCAATCCACCGTCGTACATTGA
- the recF gene encoding DNA replication and repair protein RecF (All proteins in this family for which functions are known are DNA-binding proteins that assist the filamentation of RecA onto DNA for the initiation of recombination or recombinational repair.) yields MILSQLSVRFFRNFTECRLGFSKGANWILGSNGHGKTNLLEAIHVLALSRSFRTHQSSDLIQWESGQSYLGGEVRSRDSDYWLSVEQKPLSRRYCVNRSRVDLLEYVGRLSVVVFSTAQVEQFKSGDASRRRLLDRGLYPLQPTHLKRVLDYGRVIRQKNSLLREGPSGYNNRSRDLLESWNLQIAALGARIIQSRHGYIEKIRSKLLLRNNRFTPENLTLHYVASSEVDAGASLAEIQEQLTAMLTSGRESEFRARRALIGPHRDRISMDVDGRCMQRFGSAGQQRSSLIAYQLAQMEVHFDLRGEYPLFLMDDLDAELDEQRIDRLLQVLGAKAQLFITTNKPDFIRGRSVEFTGDRGSKVFHVESGRFAETTPVH; encoded by the coding sequence ATGATTCTCTCTCAGTTGTCAGTCAGGTTTTTTCGGAACTTCACGGAATGCCGCCTCGGTTTCTCCAAGGGAGCCAACTGGATCCTTGGGAGCAACGGCCATGGCAAGACCAATCTTTTGGAAGCCATCCATGTCCTGGCTTTGAGTCGGTCTTTCCGGACTCACCAATCCAGCGACCTGATTCAGTGGGAATCCGGGCAGTCCTACCTGGGGGGCGAGGTTAGAAGTCGGGACAGCGACTACTGGCTTTCTGTCGAGCAAAAACCGCTTTCGCGCAGGTATTGCGTCAACCGGTCTCGGGTGGATCTCCTGGAGTATGTCGGCCGCCTGAGCGTCGTCGTTTTTTCCACCGCCCAGGTAGAGCAGTTCAAGTCTGGCGATGCCAGCCGACGCCGCTTGCTCGATCGAGGCCTCTATCCTCTTCAACCAACTCATCTGAAAAGGGTTTTGGACTACGGGCGAGTTATCAGACAGAAGAATTCTCTACTGCGGGAAGGCCCTTCCGGCTATAATAACCGCAGCCGTGATTTGTTGGAGAGTTGGAACCTGCAGATAGCGGCCCTGGGAGCAAGAATCATCCAGTCACGACACGGATATATCGAGAAGATCCGGAGCAAATTACTCCTCCGCAACAACCGCTTCACCCCAGAAAACCTGACGCTGCACTACGTTGCCTCGTCCGAGGTGGATGCCGGCGCCAGCCTGGCAGAGATCCAAGAACAATTGACGGCAATGCTGACCTCGGGACGCGAAAGCGAATTTCGAGCTCGCAGGGCCCTGATCGGGCCTCACCGAGACCGCATTTCCATGGATGTGGATGGCAGGTGCATGCAACGCTTCGGGTCGGCAGGGCAGCAGAGGAGTTCCTTAATCGCATACCAGCTTGCCCAGATGGAGGTCCACTTTGACCTGCGTGGGGAGTATCCACTGTTTCTTATGGACGACCTGGATGCCGAGTTGGATGAACAGAGGATAGACCGGCTCCTGCAGGTCCTTGGGGCCAAGGCGCAGTTGTTCATCACTACCAACAAGCCGGATTTCATACGAGGCAGATCAGTTGAGTTCACTGGGGACAGGGGATCGAAAGTGTTCCACGTCGAGTCGGGGCGTTTTGCGGAAACGACCCCTGTCCACTAA
- the rpmH gene encoding 50S ribosomal protein L34, with amino-acid sequence MRPTFRPNNRKRAKTHGFRARMRTRSGRLIIKRRRAKGRKRLTP; translated from the coding sequence ATGAGGCCGACTTTTCGTCCCAACAATCGCAAGCGCGCCAAGACCCACGGCTTCAGGGCTCGAATGAGGACCAGGTCGGGGCGGCTTATCATCAAACGCCGTCGTGCCAAGGGCCGCAAGCGTTTGACCCCCTGA